Proteins from a genomic interval of Micromonospora sp. NBC_00389:
- a CDS encoding lysine 5,6-aminomutase subunit alpha: MTGKLDLDPVLVARARELARRAGQPVVDLARSHTTVSVERAVLRLAGVSGADPDGIPWVNRLVDAVVADVGLGHGVAVPVFDALAREGLSDVTLLAQKAAAGSVRFGLPTGRAATAARSAARRSVGAGIRRIDRRRAERDRLIKRHGDPKQRPWIYLIVATGDIYEDIPQAQAAARAGADVIAVIRSTGQSLLDYVPEGATREGFAGTYATQENFRLMRAALDESSKELGRYVRLTNYASGLCMPEMATLAGLERLDMMLNDSMYGILFRDINPIRTFVDQRFSRQVHARAGIIINTGEDNYLTTADAVDEAHTVTVSQLLNEFFAHEAGLADWQLGLGHAFEINPEVPESFRLELAHALLARELFPDAPLKWMPPTKHMTGDVFRGNLLDGFFNLAGAMTGQGILLVGMMTEAVVTPWLSDRDIALQNVRYVLGAAGGLHEDFVPAPGGFIRRRANQVLGEALDLLERIGEQTLLTAIAEGTFGIMKRPADRGKGLAGVAAHEADYCNPATEILEGDAA; encoded by the coding sequence GTGACCGGAAAGCTTGATCTTGATCCGGTGCTGGTGGCGCGGGCGCGGGAGTTGGCGCGCCGGGCCGGGCAGCCGGTGGTGGACCTGGCGCGCAGCCACACCACGGTGTCGGTGGAGCGGGCGGTGCTGCGGTTGGCCGGGGTGAGCGGCGCGGACCCGGACGGCATCCCGTGGGTGAACCGGCTCGTCGACGCGGTCGTCGCGGACGTGGGGCTGGGTCACGGGGTGGCGGTGCCGGTGTTCGACGCGCTGGCCCGCGAGGGCCTCTCGGATGTGACGCTGCTGGCGCAGAAGGCCGCGGCCGGGTCGGTGCGTTTCGGCCTGCCCACCGGTCGGGCGGCCACGGCGGCCCGGTCGGCGGCGCGTCGGTCGGTCGGCGCGGGTATCCGGCGCATCGACCGGCGGCGCGCGGAACGGGACCGCCTCATCAAGCGGCACGGGGACCCGAAGCAGCGGCCGTGGATCTACCTGATCGTGGCGACCGGGGACATCTACGAGGACATCCCGCAGGCGCAGGCGGCGGCGCGGGCGGGCGCGGACGTGATCGCGGTGATCCGCTCCACCGGGCAGTCGCTGCTGGACTACGTGCCGGAGGGCGCGACCCGGGAGGGGTTCGCCGGTACGTACGCCACCCAGGAGAACTTCCGGCTGATGCGGGCGGCGTTGGACGAGTCGTCGAAGGAGTTGGGCCGCTACGTGCGGTTGACCAACTACGCCTCCGGGCTGTGCATGCCGGAGATGGCGACCCTCGCCGGGTTGGAACGGCTCGACATGATGTTGAACGACTCGATGTACGGGATCCTGTTCCGTGACATCAACCCGATCCGCACCTTCGTCGACCAGCGGTTCTCCCGGCAGGTCCACGCGCGCGCCGGGATCATCATCAACACCGGTGAGGACAACTACCTGACCACCGCGGACGCGGTCGACGAGGCGCACACGGTGACGGTGTCGCAGCTGCTCAACGAGTTCTTCGCCCACGAGGCGGGCTTGGCGGACTGGCAGTTGGGGCTGGGGCACGCGTTCGAGATCAACCCGGAGGTGCCGGAGTCGTTCCGGTTGGAGTTGGCGCACGCGCTGCTGGCCCGGGAGCTGTTCCCGGACGCGCCGTTGAAGTGGATGCCGCCGACGAAGCACATGACCGGCGACGTGTTCCGGGGCAACCTGCTCGACGGGTTCTTCAACCTGGCGGGCGCGATGACCGGGCAGGGCATCCTGCTGGTGGGGATGATGACCGAGGCGGTGGTGACGCCGTGGTTGTCCGACCGGGACATTGCCCTGCAGAACGTGCGGTACGTGCTGGGCGCGGCCGGTGGGTTGCACGAGGACTTCGTGCCGGCGCCGGGTGGGTTCATCCGGCGGCGCGCCAACCAGGTTCTCGGTGAGGCGCTGGACCTGCTGGAGCGCATCGGGGAGCAGACGCTGCTCACCGCGATCGCCGAGGGGACCTTCGGGATCATGAAGCGGCCGGCGGACCGTGGCAAGGGCCTCGCCG
- a CDS encoding amidohydrolase, translating into MTNPSTLYRGGVLHCPADPSATALLVSGGRIAWLGTDGDAPPADRVVDLGGALVTPAFVDAHVHATDTGLALSGLELSGVRSAAQLLDAVAAFAAGLPVDAVVLGHGWDESGWPDPALPDAAALDRAAGGRRVYLSQASIHSALVSTALLAACPQAAAEAGYDASGWLRRDAHHVVRAAAQGSVSRAQRVAAQRVALAHAASLGIAAVHECGGPEISDEEDFTGLLGISGAGLPEVYGYWGELGGAARARELGAVGAGGDLFADGALGSRTAHVSQPYGDGDGCGHGYLSAEQVRDHLLDCAAHGMQGGFHAIGDAAIGTVLEGFAAAARTLGVERLRAARHRIEHAEIMNKRMIAHFVEYGVVASMQPAFDRLWGGAGRMYEARLGPDRSLESNPMGSMHGVGVALAFGSDSPVTPLDPWGSVRAAAAHHNPAQRMGVRAAFAAHTRGGWRAVHLDVEGVLALGAPATFAVWSTPAGVERGLPVLLAEDPELRGPEDPTPLPVCRSLVLRGEVIYQEGSS; encoded by the coding sequence ATGACGAACCCCTCGACCTTGTACCGCGGCGGCGTGCTGCACTGTCCCGCCGACCCGAGCGCGACCGCGCTGTTGGTCTCCGGTGGGCGGATCGCCTGGCTGGGGACCGACGGTGACGCGCCGCCGGCCGACCGGGTGGTGGACCTGGGCGGTGCGCTGGTGACGCCGGCGTTCGTCGACGCGCACGTGCACGCCACCGACACCGGGTTGGCGCTGTCCGGGCTGGAGTTGTCCGGGGTGCGTTCGGCGGCGCAGTTGCTCGACGCGGTTGCCGCGTTCGCGGCCGGTCTGCCGGTGGACGCGGTGGTCCTGGGGCATGGCTGGGACGAGTCGGGTTGGCCGGATCCGGCACTGCCGGACGCGGCGGCGCTGGATCGGGCGGCCGGTGGTCGGCGGGTGTACCTGTCGCAGGCGTCGATCCATTCGGCGTTGGTGTCGACGGCGCTGCTGGCGGCGTGTCCGCAGGCGGCGGCCGAGGCCGGGTACGACGCGTCGGGGTGGTTGCGTCGTGATGCGCATCACGTGGTGCGGGCGGCGGCGCAGGGTTCGGTGAGCCGGGCGCAGCGTGTCGCCGCGCAACGGGTGGCGCTCGCGCACGCGGCGTCGCTGGGTATCGCGGCGGTGCACGAGTGCGGTGGCCCGGAGATCTCCGACGAGGAGGACTTCACCGGTCTGCTGGGCATCTCCGGCGCCGGTTTGCCGGAGGTGTACGGGTACTGGGGTGAGCTGGGTGGCGCGGCGCGGGCCCGGGAGTTGGGTGCGGTGGGCGCTGGCGGTGACCTGTTCGCCGATGGGGCGTTGGGTTCGCGGACGGCGCACGTGTCGCAGCCGTACGGCGACGGCGACGGGTGCGGGCACGGGTACCTCTCGGCCGAGCAGGTGCGGGATCACCTGTTGGACTGCGCGGCGCACGGCATGCAGGGTGGGTTCCACGCGATTGGTGACGCGGCGATCGGCACGGTGCTGGAGGGCTTCGCGGCGGCGGCGCGGACGCTGGGAGTGGAGCGGTTGCGCGCCGCCCGGCACCGCATCGAGCACGCGGAGATCATGAACAAGCGGATGATCGCCCATTTCGTGGAGTACGGGGTCGTGGCGAGCATGCAGCCGGCGTTCGACCGGCTGTGGGGTGGCGCGGGCCGGATGTACGAGGCGCGGTTGGGTCCGGACCGGTCGTTGGAGTCCAACCCGATGGGCTCGATGCACGGGGTGGGCGTGGCGTTGGCGTTCGGTTCGGATTCGCCGGTGACGCCGCTGGATCCGTGGGGGTCGGTGCGGGCGGCGGCGGCGCATCACAACCCGGCGCAGCGGATGGGTGTGCGGGCGGCGTTCGCCGCGCACACCCGTGGCGGGTGGCGGGCGGTGCACCTGGACGTCGAGGGTGTGTTGGCGTTGGGTGCGCCGGCGACGTTCGCGGTGTGGTCGACGCCGGCCGGGGTGGAGCGGGGCCTGCCGGTGTTGTTGGCCGAGGACCCGGAGTTGCGGGGTCCGGAGGACCCGACGCCGCTGCCGGTGTGCCGGAGCCTGGTGCTGCGCGGTGAGGTCATCTATCAGGAAGGGTCGTCGTGA
- a CDS encoding zinc-binding alcohol dehydrogenase: MGLHRVVEPAGVLPQAAWRLDTSAVIAPNEVRIRVQRLNLDAASFRQLSEKHGGDGDAVRAEVLEIISTRGKMQNPVTGSGGMLIGVVEEAGRRSPLGLKPGERVATLVSLTLTPLVVTDGLARWDGRSEQVPCDGWAILFARSIAAVLPDDEDPQLSLAVLDVCGAPALTARVVSRYVEDRRRTGDPTPVRVAVIGGAGKSGSLSLAAARRAGAARTVGVVPVAAERDALTAAGLASAVALADARDPVALSTAVTTALGSPADVTVVCVDVPGCEHGAVLATADGGTVIFFSMATSFSAAALGAEGLAADVTMLVGNGYVPGHAELALGLLRAEPGVRQLFAARVAAD; the protein is encoded by the coding sequence GTGGGACTGCACCGCGTCGTGGAACCGGCGGGGGTGCTGCCGCAGGCGGCTTGGCGGTTGGACACGTCCGCCGTGATCGCACCGAACGAGGTGCGGATCCGGGTACAGCGGCTGAACCTCGACGCGGCGAGCTTCCGGCAGTTGTCGGAGAAGCACGGCGGTGACGGTGACGCGGTCCGCGCCGAGGTGTTGGAGATCATCTCCACCCGGGGGAAGATGCAGAACCCGGTGACCGGTTCCGGCGGGATGTTGATCGGCGTCGTCGAGGAGGCCGGCCGGCGCTCCCCGCTCGGCCTCAAGCCCGGGGAGCGGGTCGCCACCCTGGTGTCGCTGACGCTGACCCCGCTGGTGGTGACCGACGGGCTGGCGCGCTGGGACGGGCGTAGCGAGCAGGTGCCCTGCGACGGGTGGGCGATTCTGTTCGCCCGCTCCATCGCCGCGGTGCTGCCCGACGACGAGGACCCGCAGCTGTCCCTGGCGGTGCTGGACGTGTGCGGGGCGCCCGCGCTGACGGCGCGGGTGGTGTCGCGCTACGTCGAGGATCGTCGCCGGACCGGTGACCCGACGCCGGTGCGCGTCGCGGTGATCGGCGGGGCGGGCAAGAGCGGCTCCCTGTCGCTTGCCGCGGCGCGGCGGGCGGGTGCCGCGCGTACCGTCGGGGTGGTGCCGGTGGCGGCGGAGCGCGACGCGCTGACGGCCGCTGGCCTGGCTTCGGCGGTGGCGTTGGCCGACGCCCGGGATCCGGTGGCCCTGTCCACGGCGGTGACCACCGCCCTGGGCAGCCCGGCGGACGTCACCGTGGTCTGCGTGGATGTGCCGGGCTGCGAGCACGGAGCGGTGCTGGCCACCGCCGACGGCGGCACGGTGATCTTCTTCTCGATGGCGACGAGCTTCTCCGCGGCGGCGTTGGGCGCCGAGGGGCTGGCGGCGGACGTGACGATGCTGGTGGGTAACGGGTACGTGCCGGGGCACGCGGAGCTGGCGTTGGGGCTGCTGCGCGCCGAGCCGGGGGTGCGTCAGCTGTTCGCGGCACGGGTCGCGGCAGACTGA
- a CDS encoding KamA family radical SAM protein, which yields MTQTQPVETIPQPRHAPVAVPTAGQPYEYHRRPLVEPDWTRFPGWRHVTRDQWESAQWQRVNCVKNIKQLRTVFGDLIDESFYADLEADQKALATMSMLVPPQMINTMVPFAPLTTEALLADPIRRYMIPVASDRRTDWPSHPYASRDSLHEHDMWVAEGLTHRYPTKVLAELLSTCPQYCGHCTRMDLVGNSTPTVDKLKLTLKPVERYDAHISYLKAHPGVRDVVVSGGDVANVPWRNLESYLMRLLELDTVRDIRLATKALMGLPQHWLQPDVVEGLERVARTAARRGVNLAIHTHVNHAQSLTPLVARAAQTALDVGVRDVRNQGVLMRGVNATTPELLDLCFALQGEAGILPYYFYMCDMIPNAEHWRVPVWHAQQLQHDIMGYLPGYATPRIVCDVPFVGKRWVHMLTDYDRDRGISYWTKNYRTSIESADLEALNKRYAYYDPIDTLPDSGQQWWADHRDD from the coding sequence GTGACCCAGACCCAACCGGTTGAGACCATCCCTCAACCCCGTCACGCCCCGGTCGCCGTTCCGACCGCCGGGCAGCCATACGAATACCACCGCCGCCCCCTGGTCGAACCCGACTGGACCCGCTTCCCGGGCTGGCGCCACGTCACCCGCGACCAGTGGGAATCCGCACAGTGGCAGCGCGTCAACTGCGTCAAGAACATCAAGCAGCTCCGCACCGTCTTCGGTGACCTCATCGACGAGAGCTTCTACGCCGACCTCGAGGCCGACCAGAAGGCCCTGGCCACCATGTCGATGCTGGTGCCACCCCAGATGATCAACACGATGGTGCCGTTCGCGCCCCTCACCACCGAGGCGCTGCTCGCCGACCCCATCCGGCGCTACATGATCCCGGTCGCCTCCGACCGACGCACCGACTGGCCGTCACACCCCTACGCCAGCCGCGACTCCCTGCACGAGCACGACATGTGGGTCGCCGAAGGGCTCACCCACCGCTACCCCACCAAGGTCCTCGCCGAACTGCTCTCCACCTGCCCCCAGTACTGCGGGCACTGCACCCGCATGGACCTGGTCGGCAACTCCACCCCCACCGTCGACAAACTCAAGCTCACCCTCAAGCCCGTCGAGCGCTACGACGCCCACATCAGCTACCTCAAGGCCCACCCCGGCGTCCGTGACGTCGTCGTCTCCGGCGGCGACGTGGCCAACGTGCCCTGGCGCAACCTCGAGTCGTACCTCATGCGCCTGCTCGAACTGGACACGGTCCGCGACATCCGGCTCGCCACCAAGGCCCTGATGGGCCTGCCCCAGCACTGGCTGCAGCCCGACGTGGTCGAGGGCCTCGAACGCGTCGCCCGCACCGCCGCGCGGCGCGGCGTCAACCTCGCCATCCACACCCACGTCAACCACGCCCAGTCGCTCACCCCGCTGGTCGCCCGCGCCGCCCAGACCGCCCTCGACGTCGGCGTCCGCGACGTCCGCAACCAGGGCGTGCTCATGCGCGGCGTCAACGCCACCACCCCCGAGCTGCTCGACCTCTGCTTCGCGCTCCAAGGCGAGGCCGGGATCCTGCCGTACTACTTCTACATGTGCGACATGATCCCCAACGCCGAGCACTGGCGCGTCCCGGTCTGGCACGCCCAGCAGCTCCAGCACGACATCATGGGCTACCTGCCCGGCTACGCCACCCCGCGGATCGTCTGCGACGTCCCCTTCGTCGGCAAGCGCTGGGTGCACATGCTCACCGACTACGACCGCGACCGCGGCATCTCCTACTGGACGAAGAACTACCGCACCTCCATCGAGTCCGCCGACCTGGAGGCGCTCAACAAGCGCTACGCCTACTACGACCCGATCGACACGCTGCCCGACAGCGGGCAGCAGTGGTGGGCCGACCACCGCGACGACTGA
- a CDS encoding polysaccharide deacetylase family protein: protein MIRPRLRPLLGVLVAAAIVGTAASAIALSTAPAPSTSTVGGSFVQPTASAAPSVSATGQERRPAATVPGATRVGTRPPVVDHGPRSGNRVALTFDADMTDAMLQNLRTGRVKSYANLRILDLLEREQVPATFFLTGKWVERYPDLTRRIADNPRFELANHTYGHAAYTGNCYDLPRVPPKGMTGDAAKTFEVIEPYGGRQTRYFRFPGLCHDAAALAALAPLGVTVVDGDVVSGDPFATAWEPIVRAVLDNVRPGSVVIMHVTEANARMTDEALPRILAGLRERGLVPAALSEVLAAG from the coding sequence GTGATCCGACCTCGGCTGCGCCCGCTGCTCGGCGTACTGGTCGCGGCGGCCATTGTCGGCACCGCGGCGTCCGCGATCGCGCTGTCCACGGCACCAGCGCCGTCCACATCGACCGTCGGCGGATCGTTCGTCCAACCCACCGCCTCGGCAGCGCCGTCGGTCAGCGCCACTGGGCAGGAGCGCCGACCGGCGGCCACCGTCCCTGGAGCGACGCGGGTGGGGACCCGGCCGCCGGTGGTGGATCACGGACCCCGCAGCGGCAACCGGGTGGCGCTGACGTTCGACGCGGACATGACCGACGCGATGCTGCAGAACCTGCGTACCGGGCGGGTGAAGTCCTATGCAAACCTGCGCATCCTCGACCTGCTGGAGCGGGAGCAGGTTCCGGCCACCTTCTTCCTGACCGGCAAGTGGGTGGAGCGGTATCCGGACCTCACCCGGCGGATCGCCGACAACCCGCGCTTCGAACTGGCCAACCACACCTACGGGCACGCGGCGTACACCGGCAACTGCTACGACCTGCCTCGCGTGCCCCCGAAGGGCATGACCGGCGACGCGGCGAAGACCTTCGAGGTGATCGAACCGTACGGAGGTCGGCAGACCCGGTACTTCCGCTTTCCGGGGCTCTGCCACGACGCGGCGGCGCTGGCGGCACTCGCACCGCTCGGCGTGACGGTGGTCGACGGGGACGTGGTCAGTGGGGATCCCTTCGCCACCGCCTGGGAGCCGATCGTGCGGGCGGTGCTGGACAACGTACGCCCCGGGTCGGTCGTGATCATGCATGTGACCGAGGCGAACGCCCGGATGACCGACGAGGCGCTGCCGCGCATCCTGGCCGGGCTGCGTGAGCGTGGCCTGGTCCCGGCGGCGCTGTCCGAGGTGTTGGCCGCCGGCTGA
- a CDS encoding CsbD family protein — protein sequence MSFTEKARNKVEQVAGAAKERIGDVTDNERMRGEGASQQSDARAKQAGQNVKEAGSNVKDAFKK from the coding sequence ATGAGCTTCACCGAGAAGGCACGTAACAAGGTCGAGCAGGTGGCCGGTGCCGCAAAGGAGCGGATCGGCGATGTGACAGACAACGAGCGGATGCGTGGCGAGGGCGCCAGCCAGCAGAGTGACGCGCGCGCCAAGCAGGCCGGTCAGAACGTCAAGGAGGCGGGCAGCAACGTGAAGGACGCCTTCAAGAAGTGA
- a CDS encoding histidine phosphatase family protein: MGELLLIRHGETTWSATRRHTSYTDLELTPDGERQARTLAAFLAGRRFVTVLASPRSRALRTAQLAGLTVDAVDENLSEWNYGEYEGRTTVDIHEDHPHWNIWTDGCPGGESPAQVGARLDRVLARVTPLLDRGTVALVGHAHSLRVLGARWIGLPPSAGGLLRLDTATVSALGHEHGRRVILRWNQPAPPAPGTATDSVPRH; the protein is encoded by the coding sequence ATGGGAGAGCTCCTGCTGATCCGGCACGGCGAGACCACCTGGAGCGCCACCCGGCGGCACACCTCGTACACCGATCTGGAGCTGACCCCCGACGGCGAGCGGCAGGCCCGCACCCTCGCCGCGTTCCTGGCCGGCCGGCGGTTCGTGACCGTGCTGGCCAGCCCTCGCTCCCGGGCGCTGCGCACCGCGCAGCTGGCCGGGCTCACCGTCGACGCCGTCGACGAGAACCTCAGCGAGTGGAACTACGGCGAGTACGAGGGACGCACCACCGTCGACATCCACGAGGACCACCCGCACTGGAACATCTGGACCGACGGCTGTCCCGGTGGGGAGTCACCCGCGCAGGTGGGCGCCCGGCTGGACCGGGTGCTGGCCCGAGTCACCCCGCTGCTCGACCGGGGCACCGTGGCGCTGGTCGGCCACGCGCACAGCCTGCGGGTGCTCGGCGCCCGCTGGATCGGCCTGCCCCCGTCCGCTGGCGGCCTGCTGCGGCTGGACACCGCCACGGTCAGCGCGCTCGGTCACGAGCACGGGCGGCGTGTCATCCTGCGGTGGAACCAGCCGGCTCCTCCGGCACCCGGGACCGCGACCGACTCGGTGCCCCGGCACTGA
- a CDS encoding Lrp/AsnC family transcriptional regulator encodes MEEIDRAIVAALTDDGRLSYTDLAEKVGLSVSAVHQRVRRLEQRGVIKGYAARVSFEALDLPLTAFVAIRPFDPSQPDDAPERLAHLPEIDSCYSVAGEDFYMLLVRVASPTDLERVLQEIRTSANVTTRTTVVLSTPYENRPPKISAGAPSRSRSRVPEEPAGSTAG; translated from the coding sequence GTGGAGGAGATCGACCGCGCCATCGTCGCGGCACTGACCGATGACGGCCGGCTGTCGTACACCGACCTGGCCGAGAAGGTGGGTCTGTCGGTGTCCGCCGTGCACCAGCGGGTGCGCCGGCTGGAGCAGCGCGGGGTGATCAAGGGGTACGCCGCCCGGGTCTCCTTCGAGGCGCTGGACCTGCCGCTGACCGCGTTCGTGGCGATCCGGCCGTTCGACCCGTCGCAGCCGGACGACGCGCCCGAGCGACTGGCTCACCTGCCCGAGATCGACTCCTGCTACTCGGTGGCGGGGGAGGACTTCTACATGCTGCTGGTGCGGGTGGCCAGCCCGACCGACCTGGAGCGGGTGCTCCAGGAGATCCGCACCTCGGCGAACGTGACCACCCGGACCACGGTCGTGCTGTCCACCCCGTACGAGAACCGGCCGCCGAAGATCAGTGCCGGGGCACCGAGTCGGTCGCGGTCCCGGGTGCCGGAGGAGCCGGCTGGTTCCACCGCAGGATGA
- a CDS encoding acyl-CoA dehydrogenase family protein — MTVDRILPTDEAHDLLDLATELADRELAPKAAGFEERAEFPRDVLRTLGRAGLLGLPYPEEHGGAAQPYEVYLQVLEILASRWLAVAEAVSVHTLSCYPVAAFGTDEQRKLLPDMLGGELLGAYCLSEPQGGSDAAALSTRAVRDGDAYLVSGTKAWITHARVADFYNIFCRTGGPGPKGISCLLADAGTAGVTPQAAERTMGLRSSPVAQIAFDEARVPAERLIGGEGAGFTIAMSALDSGRLGIAACAVGLAQAALDYAVGYARERQQFGRAIIDFQGLGFTLADAATQISAARALTLAAARLRDAGRPYSIEAAKAKLFATDMAMRVTTDAVQVLGGAGYVADHPVERYMREAKVLQIVEGTNQIQRLVISRALARG; from the coding sequence ATGACTGTCGACCGGATCCTCCCCACCGACGAGGCCCACGATCTGCTGGACCTCGCCACCGAGCTCGCCGACCGCGAGCTCGCACCGAAAGCCGCCGGCTTCGAGGAGCGCGCCGAGTTCCCCCGCGACGTGCTGCGCACCCTCGGCCGGGCTGGCCTGCTCGGCCTGCCGTACCCGGAGGAGCACGGCGGTGCGGCCCAGCCGTACGAGGTGTACCTGCAGGTGCTGGAGATCCTGGCCAGCCGCTGGCTCGCCGTCGCCGAGGCGGTCAGCGTGCACACCCTGTCCTGCTATCCGGTGGCCGCGTTCGGCACTGATGAGCAGCGCAAGCTGCTGCCGGACATGCTCGGCGGCGAGCTGCTCGGCGCGTACTGCCTCTCCGAGCCGCAGGGCGGCTCCGACGCCGCGGCGCTGAGCACCCGGGCGGTCCGCGACGGCGACGCGTACCTCGTCTCCGGCACCAAGGCGTGGATCACCCACGCCCGGGTCGCCGACTTCTACAACATCTTCTGCCGCACCGGCGGGCCGGGCCCGAAGGGCATCTCCTGCCTGCTCGCCGACGCTGGCACCGCTGGCGTCACCCCGCAGGCGGCGGAGCGGACCATGGGGCTGCGCTCCTCGCCGGTGGCACAGATCGCGTTCGACGAGGCGCGCGTGCCGGCCGAACGGCTGATCGGCGGCGAGGGAGCGGGCTTCACCATCGCGATGTCCGCACTGGACTCCGGCCGGCTGGGCATCGCGGCCTGCGCGGTCGGGCTGGCCCAGGCAGCGCTGGACTACGCGGTTGGCTACGCCCGGGAGCGGCAGCAGTTCGGCCGGGCCATCATCGACTTCCAGGGGCTGGGCTTCACCCTCGCCGACGCGGCCACCCAGATCTCCGCCGCCCGCGCGCTGACCCTCGCGGCGGCCCGGCTGCGCGACGCCGGGCGGCCGTACTCGATCGAGGCGGCCAAGGCGAAGCTCTTCGCCACCGACATGGCGATGCGGGTGACCACCGACGCGGTGCAGGTGCTCGGCGGCGCCGGCTACGTGGCAGACCACCCGGTGGAGCGGTACATGCGTGAGGCCAAGGTGCTGCAGATCGTGGAGGGCACCAACCAGATCCAGCGACTGGTGATCTCCCGCGCGCTGGCGCGGGGCTGA
- a CDS encoding M24 family metallopeptidase: protein MGIDELYPPDRLTAAQRATAAAGLDALLLTPGSDLRYLTGYDAHEGERLTCLVLPAEGEPTLIVPTLERPAAEASPAPATGVRIVDHADGTDPYPLVVAALDGPLAAVGLADRMWAEQVLALRAALPTAAQRLAGEVLRELRIRKSPAEIAALAEAGAAIDEVHLRMGEWLRPGRTEAEVASDIAAAIRAAGHVTVDFVIVAAGPNGASPHHGTSDRPIGAGEPVVVDIGGTMPSGYRSDCTRTYVAGGPAPAEFVDYYAVLHDAQRAAVAAVRPGITGAAADAAAREPITAAGYGPAFLHRTGHGIGLDGHEEPYLVAGNDRPLEPGMAFSIEPGIYLAGRHGARIEDIVVCTTDGVQRLNTTPTELIAL, encoded by the coding sequence GTGGGAATCGACGAGCTGTACCCGCCGGACCGGCTGACCGCCGCGCAGCGCGCCACCGCCGCCGCCGGCCTGGACGCCCTGCTGCTCACCCCCGGCTCCGACCTGCGCTACCTGACCGGGTACGACGCCCACGAGGGGGAGCGGCTGACCTGCCTGGTGCTGCCCGCCGAGGGCGAGCCGACCCTGATCGTGCCGACCCTGGAGCGCCCGGCCGCCGAGGCGTCCCCGGCGCCCGCCACCGGGGTACGCATCGTCGACCACGCCGACGGCACCGACCCGTACCCCCTGGTCGTCGCCGCCCTCGACGGGCCGCTCGCGGCGGTCGGGCTGGCCGACCGGATGTGGGCCGAGCAGGTCCTCGCGCTGCGCGCCGCGTTGCCCACCGCCGCCCAGCGGCTGGCCGGCGAGGTGCTGCGCGAGCTGCGGATCCGCAAATCCCCCGCGGAGATCGCGGCGCTCGCCGAGGCCGGCGCGGCGATCGACGAGGTGCACCTGCGGATGGGGGAGTGGCTGCGCCCCGGGCGTACCGAGGCCGAGGTGGCCAGCGACATCGCCGCGGCGATCCGGGCCGCCGGGCACGTCACCGTCGACTTCGTCATCGTGGCGGCCGGGCCGAACGGGGCCAGCCCGCACCACGGCACCTCGGACCGGCCGATCGGCGCCGGCGAGCCGGTGGTCGTGGACATCGGCGGCACCATGCCGTCGGGCTACCGTTCGGACTGCACCCGCACCTACGTCGCCGGCGGGCCGGCACCGGCCGAGTTCGTGGACTACTACGCGGTGCTGCACGACGCCCAGCGCGCCGCGGTGGCGGCCGTGCGGCCGGGGATCACCGGCGCGGCGGCCGACGCCGCCGCCCGGGAGCCGATCACCGCCGCCGGCTACGGCCCCGCGTTCCTGCACCGCACCGGCCACGGCATCGGCCTGGACGGTCACGAGGAGCCCTACCTCGTGGCCGGCAACGACCGGCCGCTGGAACCCGGGATGGCGTTCTCCATCGAACCGGGCATCTACCTGGCGGGCCGGCACGGCGCCCGCATCGAGGACATCGTCGTCTGCACCACGGACGGCGTGCAACGGCTCAACACCACCCCCACGGAGCTCATCGCACTATGA